A region from the Biomphalaria glabrata chromosome 14, xgBioGlab47.1, whole genome shotgun sequence genome encodes:
- the LOC106074959 gene encoding cytochrome P450 2J4-like, which produces MFPYFDTSAILAAVLLLLLTFYIRSRQPTNLPPFPGASLPFIGHLHLLGKNPRRKFKQWAQEYGDVFTLQMGPQRNIFVNTMEAMKEAFIKKADFFSDRVQDSFVGRHVPNFFHGIIFTSGPNWKAQRTTSLAILRNFGMGKNMLAAKILEEISFYSKELINSKGKPCDIHYLTNMSISNVISSIIFGKRFEFNDPKFIKQLKTFNDLAKLSTGVLTLNFFPSLYYLPFDLFKGRKLIQSYLAMRNFTDKMIIEIKKRQNSGNLDNFIVAYIEEMKKGKQSGQHFLDEFNLARIIDNLFIAGSETTSTTIMWFLLYMLHYPEVQQKIYEEIVEQIGTDRPPNITDKRNLKYLTAVIMEVQRKASIVPLSVPHICNKDTTLAGYTIPKGTIVMPNLDAIHASKEIWGDPEKFRPERFLDAKGNIIKREELMPFSIGRRICLGESLAKMELFLYLSTLFQKFEFLPASPDKVPPLLDTWGLVTAPGLFEIRCVERAN; this is translated from the coding sequence atgtttccatattttgacACTTCTGCCATTCTTGCTGCTGTGCTTTTACTTTTGCTGACTTTCTACATCAGGTCACGTCAACCTACAAATTTACCGCCATTTCCTGGAGCATCTTTGCCTTTTATTGGACACTTGCATCTGCTGGGGAAAAATCCTCGGAGAAAGTTCAAGCAATGGGCACAGGAATATGGAGATGTCTTTACACTTCAAATGGGTCCACagagaaatatttttgtgaaCACAATGGAAGCTATGAAAGAAGCTTTCATCAAGAAAGCCGACTTTTTCTCAGACCGAGTCCAGGACAGTTTTGTAGGACGTCATGTTCCCAACTTTTTCCATGGCATCATTTTCACTTCTGGGCCCAACTGGAAAGCTCAAAGAACCACATCCCTAGCCATTCTCAGAAACTTTGGTATGGGCAAAAATATGTTAGCTGCAAAAATATTAGAAGAAATTTCTTTCTACTCCAAAGAGCTGATCAATAGCAAAGGAAAACCATGTGACATTCATTACCTGACCAATATGAGTATCTCTAACGTAATTAGCTCCATCATATTTGGGAAACGCTTTGAGTTCAATGATCCAAAATTTATAAAGCAATTAAAGACGTTTAATGACTTAGCGAAGTTAAGTACTGGAGTATTAACTCTAAACTTTTTCCCTAGTTTATATTATCTACCTTTCGATTTGTTCAAAGGCAGAAAGCTGATACAATCATATTTAGCTATGCGCAATTTCACTGATAAGAtgattattgaaataaaaaagcgTCAGAATTCTGGAAATCTAGACAACTTCATAGTCGCTTATATTGAGGAAATGAAGAAAGGGAAACAATCTGGACAACATTTCCTGGATGAATTCAATTTGGCTCGCATAATTGACAACTTGTTCATAGCTGGCTCAGAAACTACAAGCACAACAATAATGTGGTTCTTGTTGTACATGTTGCACTATCCTGAAGTTCAACAGAAAATTTATGAAGAAATAGTTGAACAGATTGGAACGGATCGTCCACCGAACATAACAGACAAGAGAAACTTGAAATACTTGACCGCTGTTATCATGGAAGTCCAAAGAAAGGCCAGCATTGTGCCCTTAAGTGTTCCTCATATTTGTAACAAAGACACAACACTTGCTGGTTACACCATTCCAAAAGGCACCATCGTAATGCCTAATCTGGACGCCATTCATGCAAGTAAAGAAATCTGGGGAGATCCTGAAAAGTTTCGCCCTGAAAGATTTCTGGATGCTAAAGGAAACATAATCAAGAGGGAAGAACTCATGCCTTTCTCTATTGGCAGACGTATTTGTCTGGGAGAATCATTGGCTAAAATGGAGCTGTTCTTATATCTGTCCACTTTATTTCAGAAGTTTGAATTTCTGCCAGCATCTCCAGATAAGGTTCCTCCACTTCTTGATACATGGGGCTTAGTTACCGCCCCTGGGCTTTTTGAAATCAGATGTGTAGAAAGAGCTAATTAA